GGGCCGCTGGTGGATAATTGCGTCAGCCCCCGGATCAAGGTGAACGATGTGTTTTTTAATGATACACCAGAATTATCGTCCttggaagaggaggaggaagtaGTAGCGGACGACGAATGTGTGGAAGGTGAGTAAGTGATACCGAAAGTTCATTTGCACGTCCCAAGTACAGTTGAAGTTCCGATTGAGATGGTGCAGTTTGCAGTCGATCGTTATTATCTTAATCGCTTATTGTTTGAGGATTCCGTTCTATTCATTTTCAGTGCAACAAACCTCACGCCAACACGCTTTATTGATAttgtgttttgtattgtttctttttgcaggATTAAACCTCATACCagtattaaataatttaaggtAAGTACATCCGATGTCAAGCATACGGTGGATCTCCCAAGTGAATTCTCGTTAAAGATCAACTTTAACGTGTGTAAAACAGAGGAACAGTGTTAAGGTGGTACTCTAATCATCCAAACCTTACGGATATATTCAAAACTGATGTCTGTTTTTTAACGACGCCACAAGTCAGCGATTTAGATAAGGATCGTAAAGAAGTGTCACGtcacaaaacaccaaaccgCAAAGAGATCAGTGCCAGATAATCGGATTATATTGACAGGTTCATAAAATCGGGAAACGATAGATGCGAATCGTACCGATGAAAACAGGATGTGTTGTTTCAAGTGGTTGTTTGCCGCTTTATAATGGAGCATCGGGGCAACCGATTATTACAGTGCGAGCGTACGATTAGAACTCGCCCGCTAATCGTGGGCGGAAAAGATTTAACCGAGTTGCTGATGGTTAATGAGCTTCAATTACTTTATCGTGGCCCTTTTTTGATAGTGAATAGGATCGTGATAGTGTGTTGGTTTAAGCGAAATCGTTACATGACGTGACTTCGGAACGTGACTGTCGAAAGGAGTTCTCACACACGTTTGATGTGTCGCGTCCTTGATAAGGGCAGTGCGTGTGAGTGATTGGTATTCTACCGAAAAGCCGTGTCTTGATTGAGTGCCTGTTTTGGGGGAGGGTCGTTGTGCATATGGATTTAGTGACTAATACTGTTTGTACATAGCGCTAAAAAAAGATTCACACATGTTAAGGGATGCATGTATGTTTTTATAGGGGAACAAATGAAGATGCACTCAGGAACTGAGTAACGACGAAGCAAAAAGCACTGAATATGTGAATATGAATACTGCGATTAATTACAAGGGGAAAAAAGACCTCACTCGCCTATCAATCATCCGGCTCCAGTGTCGTGTGCCATCCATTTGTTGTAAGATCGACCTTTTGGACAACAGTTTGACGTAACAATTGTGGGGCTGTAATTCCACGGTGTGGCCTCCCTAATGGCGCCGTTACCTCAACATATCTACGCTGTGGATAGGGCAATAGCAAGACACACATGTTGCATGTGTCGTGATAAGAGCTCAAACAAAATTCATTCTACAGCTCAACGACACCCCATCGACGATTTCTTGGCGACCTCATCACAATCGTGGTGGAAAAACGTGCTCAACggttttttctcctacatgtGATAACGATTGTGCAGCTCTGTTGTACTGttgtttttaaagtttctttttattataagtcatttttgtttgttgtttatcaaAACCCCTTCACTCCGGTacgtaaacaaaaacacctaCACACGTTGGGTAGCGCTCTGTAAGAATGGATCGTGTACGGCCATTTCcccgcctccaccaccacggAAGAAGCCACGATCTTGACACACTATCGAGCAGACGATTGGGTCAGGGTTGATGGTCGTGCGAAAGGGTGTAAACAAGAAAGTAGATAAATTAACAACCGTTGGCgttgaaatagaaaaaaaaacacttaaacaTGTGTCCACTCTCCTTTCAATGGAGCACCAACATCTTTCCCTGTTGGGACTGGAAGGCAAAACGCCGACCAACACGTGGGCTAGTGAGATATGTTCTGCCTATACGAGCGCAGATACAAATCAGGTTgttatgcttttctttttctgtgcgTTACACCGGCAAGCGAATCACCTGTTCTCGGAACGGGAGAAAGCATGCTCATCTTTACCCTCCCAACACACATCCAAGCAAGCCGGCTAGAAGACGCTTTACGAGAGAGAAAAGCCAAGACAAGAAATAGCACGCGATGCGCTTGAGGAGAAAAGCACACGCGAGAGAAATGATGCGCAAGAAATGCGCATGAGTCAGCAACACGTGCTCGAGCGAACTTCACGACACGCGGTGTCGTGAAGTTAGGGCTCTTAGCCGTGTCGCGGTGTGTTCGATGCAGAGGTTCTCTCTATTCGCTCGCTCTTACGCTCTGTTTCATTTGATCACTCGGCGCGTCGGCAATCAGATGTTTTTTCTCGTGTACCAAAATCTGGCATTGGAATGTTTGGTGGCAAATTTTTGGACTAACATGGGTCCTACAATATGTCTTCCATCGCTGTATAGATTCCTTAATATCCTCTTAGAACGTATTACTTATTGATTAGgatacttttctttttcaagaTAACTACTACAGGGCTCGTACTTTGACAGCAACTTACTCGACTATCCCCCATTCCCCCCACATGCTTGGCTTGGTGAGAAAGAGACCGTTCCGAGTTACGAACACATTCGCTTGGTTCGCGTTGCGGCTTTTCCAGTCTCGCACGCTGCCCATAGCTCAGTGGGCTCGAAAGTAGTCGCGTGCTAGTAGTTTTGCAACCCCACGAAAGGACTGCAgcatatacacatacacagacacacaaaaactgtGTGGCCTGCCTTTAGTTTGCTTCCATCCGGTCCAGCCCACCAACAGTGCTTACAGCTCCGTCCCGATACGCCTCTCGGCCTGCAAACGTACGCGCTTTTCTGCCCTTTCCTGCATCTCGGTCGTTACTCGTAGGTTGTGTGCTATTTTTGGGTCCATTTGTTCTGAAAACAGAACTCCTCGAAACGGGCAATACGGCAGCAAAAATCACTTCCTTCACGAGGCGAATTATGACAGTTCGGTAACAACAGTTCGGAGTCGCGAGCGGTGTTGTGTATTCGCTGCTTCCAATCGGTGAtattggaggatttttttttgtgttattagTTCCTTACTGTAAAGCATTGTCGTGAGCAGTGCAGTACACATACGTAGTAGTTTGCACGAAAAGGAACCCCACGGCCCGCGCTTCGCCATCGCTCTCGGTCGCGGTAATTGGTTACTGCACCCATTCACCCCAAAAGCTCAGTGCGTCAAGTGTAAAGAAAAGTATAGAAAGCTCTTGGCAGAGAATCTTGGCAAACCATCATctagcgtgtgtgtttgtgtacccCCTCTCCTATCGGTAAAGCGGAACACCGAACCGAATGAATATCGTTCAGGAGCTGAGTGAACTGTGCCGTCGGAAGTTGTCCAGCCTCGGTGTACGGCTCGCAAACAGTTGAGATCTAAAATTGCGTGATTTGTGGTAAATGAGCAGATGAAGCTGTCGCCCCCCTTGACCTTTctcctgtttttttgtgtgctttgctACCTTTGGGGTCTGCGCTACCTAATATGAGACTAATCCTTCTTCCCATCCATTTCTGTACAGGCGCACGGCCAGCAGCGTTCCGGACATTGCCTCCCAGCTAGAGGTGTTCGACGAGCAGCAAGAATGCGACCTTTCCCAGAGCCTCCAAGTGCCGGACGGGATCGATCTGAACTCGCATCTTGATGTCTTCAATGCAATTCTAGCCCAGGTAAGATACAGGCTTCATTAGACACGCAACACATTGGAGGTTCAGATATTCGTTTCTTGCTGCAGTGTGGTGGGATTTGCATCCGGGACTAATTGAGATGAATTTTACATTAAGCTTGGATGCATCGTTGCATCGTTCGTGTGCAGTGAGGGTAAAACAAGGATTCACTTTCATTAGTGCTGTACTGCGGATGGAATATTAAAGTATCGTTAGTAGTTGGCAACTAGCTAGTTTTAGCCCATAATCCAAGGGGACAAGGTCAACTATTGAAAGTCATTCGTCGCTTTCATTAAGAAAACTGCTCAAGGAATAAAATCGGCGGATATTTACACAAACAGTGGACGCAACTTGCTTAATAATTCCACCTTCTTTCCAGGTGGCCGGCACCCCGCAAGCAACGCCATTTCTAAGCATACTTCAGCATTTGCTGCAGATTGACCCGAAGGAGCAGATCAGTGACATCGTTTGGGATACGGCCGAAACGCTCGTACACCGGGCCACACTGCTGGAGGACAAGGAAGCCTCTGCCCGCCTGCTAAGGGCACCGAGCGTCCAGAAATTCTTCACCTGTCCCCACTGTCGGGGCGATCTGAGCGGAGGCCCAGCGCGTCGCCCCTCCATTGGCAGTTCGCTGCAACCCTCGCCAAGCACAACCTTCaatccgccaccaccaccaccacctgctCAGTGTGCCGCggcacctccaccaccacctccgcccGGTGGTGGAACtgctcctccaccaccacctccgccACCCCTTGCCGGTGGTcgagcaccaccaccaccacctccgcccATGGCCGgtggaccaccaccaccggcaccacCGGCCCCGCCGGCACCCAACCTGCTTGCCGTGCAGGCCAACGCAAACGGTACACTGGCCCGGTCGAAAACACCGGATGAGCAGATCGTAATAGTAAAACCACTACCGCAACAGGAAACACCAGTGCCGCGTGCCAAGATGAAAACTATCAACTGGAACAAAATTCCACCCCAGCGGGTACtaggcaaacaaaacatctgGTCGATAGTGGCCGATTCGCACCAGGACAGTCCAATGGCTGATTTGAACTGGGACGAAATGGAAGGACTGTTTTGCTTGCAGACGCAAACGCAAGGTTCACCGAAACTGGGCCATCGTTCGGGCGCGTCCGGGGGTGACGGAAGCAACGGTGGTGGTACGGACACGCCGGATTCACGCAAATCGCGCAAGGAAAACGAAATCACGCTGCTGGACGGTAAGCGCAGCCTGAACGTGAACATCTTCCTGAAGCAGTTCCGCACCTCGAACGAGGACATCATACAGCTGATACGGAACGGTGAGCATGAGGACATTGGGGCGGAGAAGCTGCGCGGACTGCTCAAGCTGTTGCCGGAGGTGGACGAGCTGGAGATGCTGCGAGCCTTCGATGGCGATAATAACCGGTTGGGCAATGCGGAGAAGTTTCTGCTGCAGCTGGTACAAGTGCCTAAGTAAGTGGACAGAATGAGTGTGCCGCCACTTTTCAATGCTTCTTACTGATGTGCATTACTGCTCTATTTGCCTCTCCTAACAGTTATAAGTTAAGAATCGAAAGTATGTTGCTGAAGGAAGAATTTAAGGCGAATCTGATGTATTTGGAGCCAAACATACATGCAATGCTATTTGCTGGTGAAGGTGAGTCTCAGGATTTCAGAGCATAAATTCGCTAGTAGCTAACTAACCTAGTCTTCTAAACTTACCTCAACAGATCTGATGAACAATAAAGCACTCCAGGAGGTACTGTACATGGTCGTGGTAGCTGGTAACTTCCTTAACTCGGGAGGATACGCAGGTAATGCGGCTGGCGTCAAACTGTCCTCGCTGCAGAAGCTCACCGATATCCGTGCGAACAAACCGGGCATGAATCTGATACACTTTGTGGCGCTGCAGGCTGAGAAGAAGAATTCCTCCTTGTTGGAATTCCCCGGACAACTAACAATGTTGGAGAACGCGACCAAGTAAGGATACGATTTAAGTGGATCATGCACGTAGAGGGATCATGCATCGtaatccatctttttttttttaaattgcagaACCACTGTCGAGCAGATAAGCAACGAGGTGAACGCCATCGACAATCGCATCAAAAAGATCAAGAAACAGATCGAACTCCCGAAGACGGAGGAAGACATCAAGCTCCAGATGGAGGAGTTCCTTAGTGTAAGGGTGGACAGCAATTTCCCGGTTTACCAGGTGCCTAATTTGTGTTCGTTTCTTGTTGTAGGCAGCGGAACAGGACGTCCTGATGCTACAGCGAGCACTGAAACAGCTGGAAGCGATGCGCCTTCAGTTGGCCGAATTCTTCTGCGAGGATATGGCCACGTTCAAGATGGaggaatgtttcaaaattttccacaTCTTTAGCGAAAAGTTCCAGCACGCTGTTAAGGACAACGAGAAGCGCCGTGTACAGGAGGAACAGGCCATGATACGTAGGAAGCAGCGGGAAGAAACACTTAGGAGAAGGCAATGTAAGAATTTTAGATAATTTACGAAAATTGAACGGTCTTTGATGGCTTCAAACATCTTTTAGCTAATCAACCCGGAACACCGGTGTCCGATTCGGAAGGTAGTCTGCTGCTGGACGCATCGCAGTACGATCTACGCTACAGTCCAGCAATGTCTCGTCGACGTTTAGGGTCGTTCAATAGCAACGGAGATGCGCTGCTGATGCGAGACGAATGTGCCTCCCCGGACATTACACCGAACGGGAGCCTTAGACGACGCCGCAGCCGAGTGCTTTCGGAGGAAGATGAAGGTAATCTCATGGACTTTTTGCGCTCGTCCGGCCACGAGAGTAGCAATCGGGAGCGCAAGTCTGCTGCTTACGGTAGCTTAGATAGATCCTGGGCACGACGGGCCCGCTCAGGCAGCGGTAGTAAGAAGCGTCCAGATCTGCTGAACGTACAGTTCGGTGCAGATCGTGAACGGCCTAGCTCACCTTCACCCATAGCCGAATCGAAGCCGCTCGCGGTGGAAGAACACAAACCGAGGTATGTACAAATCGACCATTTCCTGTGTTCTCCTCCCCTGGTGTCCTGTGgtgtttgctgcttttgtaTGCTATCTCTCTAAACTTCCATTATCTGTGCTAACCCATCGTTTAATGTGTGTTCATGAACATCTACATGATCTGTTCATATCTGTGTCATATTTGCCATCATTTGCTTACGGTACGCAATGACCCGCTTTGCACCCGGACCCCGGTGGTTTCTGTCGCCGTACGGTCGCGCGGTTTCTTACCGATACAGAATTTCCAGGGAATGGCGGCAAAAGATCGAATCCTGGCTGCAGGCGAACGAGCAGGACGAGCGACAGAACGACGACTACAAAAAGAAGCTCAAACGGGTTACTGCTAACAGGCGCTCCTACGAAACGGACAACGAAAGCGATCGGGGCAGCAAGCTGGACCCGCTGCCGGAGGAGAAACCGCCCACGGTAACCTCACCCGAACCACCCAGTGTTCCGCGAATAGTGGCCCCGGCTGGGCAGGGACAGGCGTCCGTTGCATCACCATTGGCcacggagcagcagcagctgttcGGTGGACCGATGACGTACAAACGAGTCTATCCCAATTGGCGTCCGGCGACGTCACTCGAGCAGACGGATGTCGTTGGTACGATAGAGGCCTTGACAGGTACGTTCAGTCCGTTTCTTACCCTCCCTCCGCCACCGTCTcaatatctctctctctctttgatATTTTCAGGTGCGGCCTCACCGGATGCGGATAAATCACCGTGGCGCAAGTCGGTTCTTAACACAGCAAACACAGCAACGGACAGTGATGATCCGTCCAATCCACGCTACCGTCGACAGCGTTCCCGCGAGGGCCCTAATCCCAGTTCCAATCTCCAATCAATCCTTGAAGAGGACAAGCGCAAAAACATTATCCAATCGTTGGGTGAACGGCCACCATCAGATCGGCTACAGATCTACATCCGTCGGGGATCGGATAACCCGCCACCTGTAACATCGGCAGACAGTTCGCCCACCTCTGCCACCAAGGGTACCGCCAATGGAGAGGAGCACAAGCAGTCGATTTACATCCGACAGCCGGTCGGTAATGAAAAGCAGCACAACTCAGCCGGGACATCTTCTACGATATCGTCCAGTACCGCCAGCACTATCTCCGGCTCGGAAGTGGTCGGAGGTGCGGCCGGAGACACAACTACATCACCGTCTTCTGGTGCTGTGGCTCCACCTCCCCGTCGCACGCGACGTGCGCATCACGTGTATGACGAATCAACGAACAACAAGATAGAGATCGATTCCGACAATATCGAGACACCGCCATCGATTCGCCGTAATGTCGGAGGAATTGGCGGAGCGGGTGCGGCGAGTGTAGCTTCTGGTGGCGGATCTTGCCGACGTTTGCATCACCAGAGCCAGAGCGATTCAAAGGATTCCCATTTACTGCTAGCAAACGATTCGGGTAAGGGTTCTTCGGCTGCCGATAGTACTGGTACGGAAGTGCTAGGCGATGGACAATTCGATCGGTTTTCGTCGGCTAGACGGACGCGCCGTTTTAAGCGTCCGATCGATTTGGGAGCGTCGGGAACGGGTAGCGGCAATgaaactaccaccaccacagcaACCACCGCTTCTCCATCGCCCGACTCCTTGCCAGACAGTACGACGCAGAGTCCACTACTTTTGGCCACCAATGTGACGTCGACCGGCAAGGATAGCAGTGCGAAGCATGAGCAGGAACAACGTCTGAAGCGCTGGCAGGACAAGCTAAAGTCTTCGACGGATACCACAAAAACGACCATTTCTCCGTCACTCAATGGTCGCGAATCGCCCCGTTCGCACGCTGAAGCCGTCCTGAATCGGGCCAGCAAGGTTGGGCGCACCATTAGCCGCATCAGTCAGGAGGATGTGCGTGAAGCGATTCGTAGTCTAAAATCTCCCACACCCGAACGTACCTGGAGCCCTACCAAGGACATCCACCAGCAGCACGTCAAGGGTGTTCCAATCGCGCACGAGCTCAATGACGAAGGTTTCGAGGAGACGCAGAGCCTCGTCTCAGACACACCTTCACAGGGCAAAGAAAGTGTGTCGTCCTGCAATGATTATGGGTCGGATACGAAGAGCAAGCGTGTTGTGGCTGCAACACCAGCTACCACCACAAAGCTCTCGTCTCCTGCTCCTGTTACCAACCTGAAGACAAGTCGCACCAATAGCCCAAGCATGGCCAGCCTGTTGATGGTAAAGAACGGAAGCTCGGGTCTCGAGCGGAGTCGGTCTTTGCGTGGCGCACCCACGACCGGCGGATCCCCCGTAAGCAAGAATCTCCTACCACGCCGGACCGCTTCCATGCGGCGTGGTACCACTAGCAACACCACCACAGCCGGCTCTACAACCAGTATGGATGGTTCTACGCCCAGTTTGCTTCGACCTATTGCTCGCCAAGCGCAGGACGTCGAACGGAGCAATTCCCGCACCAGTCTTCGTTCGTCCCGCTCATCCTTGAGCAGTGCTGTATCGACGAACACCGTGCGTAAGGTTCCACCTCCTCCGTTGCGTTCCGGtcccaacaacagcagcagtagctctAGCACCTTTTCCAAGACTTTCTCTCCGCTCTCTACGATGGCAACCTCGACGCTGTCGGCAAACAGTTCTCCCTCCAAACGGCCCTTGGGCACCGCTACCTCGGGCAACATCGGGCATCGTGGTGCACCGGCTAGTCGCAGCAGTTCCAGCGGTTCGAGCATCGGACCAACGGCCACCATTGTTCGCAAACCGCCCGCCGCTAAATCGGCGGCCAAGGAAAATCAGCTGCATTCGTCGACTGGCGGTCGGATACCGCCGGGAAGCAAGTCGACCAGTAGCGGTAGCTTGACCGGCTCTGGCactggaggtggtggtggtgggggagGAGGCGGTGTTAGTCCAACGCCAGCCACGGGACGTCAGTCGGTCACCGCACAACAGCAAGCGGCAGTGACCAACCGACGTACCAGTGGGTTCATGCGTCCAACTACCTCCAGTGCCACCAAAGTGAAGGGCAAGTAGTAGTGTGTCTCGACGATAGTACCGATATTAGTCATCAAGCCATCTCCTCTACTCGTAGTAGATCCTATTTTTAACCAAGCCACCATTCTTTattaatcacacacacacacacacacacacacaccggccaACTTTGTAGGACACTTCAAATGCCGTCCACTTGATTGCATTTTGCATATGCGCCTTTCTGAGCAGTGGTAGCAGCTGGTTTGGCACTAACAGCAATTTGCTCGAGTTTTGTTACGCACAAATAGCTATTTTTGGTTAGTTTTTTGAAGAACACTTTTCCCTCCTTTGAGCTCAATATTTTCGATAAAAGATTTCACACGCTCATATACGCTTAATTGAACTGTTGAGAGGGTGAGGGCATTGATAAGGAGCTGTTTAATGTTCACTTTCACTCCGTATGATGACGTCCGTTCCCTGGGAAGCGCCCGGGGAAGATGTGTCCCTCAACGGTATggatatttcagatatttagTGTGCGGAAGGCAATAACGGtaatgatgataataatgatagtgacatcgatcgatcgatggtaAACGTGTTACGTTTTGCTGGCGTCATTAGCCTAGTTGCGATTATAAGGTATAACTGTCCAagtgcatgtgtgttttcGAGATgatgtgttatttatttacatactTACATGTATAGGACATATATGCAGCATGTTACAAGCGATCGCGCCTCGTACGAGCAATACTAATTCCCCATGTCTACACAGTTATCGAATTGCGAACGATTAATTCATGAAGGTGTGATCGTTGatatagacaaaaaaaacagaaacactgGTAAACTGATAGATTCGTGTTAGGATAGAGTTAGTGATAAATTAGGTTAGGTAGCTAGCGCATCGGTTACATATACAACCCCGAATGACTCGTTATCgaaagcagaacaaaacagAAGTTAAAAACTCAAATTGGTTACTCATCGAACATATACTCTCGTTCATGAAAACGCCATTAGTTGTTTAGAAAAACCCCGACTTTGTAAACTGGATAAAgtgaacgaacaaaaaattcaatattctTCTTTCCTACATGACGACGATGTGCGACATAAAACAGATGAAACAAAGCTAGCAGAGTAATCAAACACTAAAACCGCACATGAAGATATTGCAAATGGTAAAGAGTACACGACCAAACTTTTCATCCTTTGGCCCCTCCCAGTTGATCTTCCGGAAAGCGATTTATATTTATACAAGTATTatgtgaagctttttttatttaattttttttaatatatctATTCTTGGTGCGGCAATTCAAAATTTATGAACAAAATTTTTACATCTTACGTAGTCGTataaaaaacggaacaaaattaGAGGcaaaaaatgatacaaacaattttttcaaaatttgattCGTGCGATTCAAAGCCATTTCCTTCTCAGTGCATAAGATATTTGCCATAAGCGAATGCAATAATGCTTCGGTTAATTGctggaaacatttttaatacgATTTACTACTAATCCCATTTACTAATTCAATTCTACACTTTAAAATGCTAGAATTGCATATGGCAGAGACAGAGTTGCGTGCGAAAGGATTCGGAGCGAGTTGGGgggcttgttgttttttccaccataTATGTGCTCATACTATTCAATTGATCCCAACAACGCCCAATGGTGCACTGCATTTCGGTATGCATTCGTTAGATTTttcccgattttttttttacgattcgaTTATGCATACCAGACCAGCTCGATGTTATTGCTCGAATAGTTGACGTGCTTGTGGGTGAAAGTCGAGGAAATgtgttgaaataaataaagaaaactacAAGAATGAAACGTATATTTCGTACAATAAAGTAGAcacagttttttcttcttctaaaccgaaagaaagttgcttagttctttaaaattttttggATCGATCTCGCTAAACTGTGACCCGCCAAATCGTCTCCACATTAAGCCCCGATAGAGCACGGTATTAATTTCAATCATAAGGTAagattgattttattgatcaaaaaactaaaaaaactaCTAAAGGTTctaaaattaccaaaaatgAAATGGGATCGCTGCGACTTCTATCCTTGCAACCCAAGCCCAAAGTctctgtgctgctgctgggtttGCTCAACTTTGGACAATGCCAGCGTAATTTGGACTCCAACCGGTGCTACTGCTATGAAGAAGTTAGAGACAGTCCAGAGGAAATTTACGAAGTTTGCAGTGCCGTAGATTTCTACACGGATATTCCACCCGTTTACTGGGGCTTGGCTGAGATTAAATTTCTGCTTTTGAATGAGCAGTTCTCCTTCATTGCCTGTAtccttcggttcggttttggcCAGAATGACCCTTGGTTAAGAGCTTGCGCCTCGTTTTATAAGAATCACCAAATGTTCGACTTTCATCTTCCATTTTCCCGCCCCAAGGAATCCACAATTTCCGTGTAATTACCatcataattattttctttttttatatttttccctTGCCTTAGTAAGTACTCCAGTTAGACAAtggatttattaaaaaaaaggcacattttaaagattttttgcgATTCTTGCTCCAGAAACTTTGAGAACCCCTGAGCTTGATAAATGTTGCTCTTTTTgtaccggttttttttaaaaagctcacGCCCAAACGTCACAACGTTGCGCAGCATGCATTTGACAGTTGGCAAACGCACGTACGCACATGTCCAAGGCCATTCATTTGTTTACCCACAAAGTGTGGTTGACATTCGTCGGCAATTGAGAAGACGACGCAGCTGCTGGCGAGTGCTAGAACTACGCTTATTTCCGCAATTATTCGGCCATTTACGCGTGCAGCGATTTCGATTGGGCGCACAAAATCAGTACCGGCCTCAAAATTGATTCCCCCGGCATGGTTTCAACCCGTGGTCATAACACGAAGTACAAATTTTGCGATGGCGAAAAGGTGCTGTGCTACGAGCCGGATCCAACCAAAGCGAAGGTCCTGTACGATTCAAAGGTAAACACACAAGCACCGCGAAATGGGAATGAGGGGGTTGAGGGTTGGTTTCATGTTTGTGTTCTCGCTGACTTCTTAAGGTTCTGGAAGTATCCGAAGGTAAAGACAAACGGGGCCGGCGTATCGTAGAATACTTGATACACTTCCAGGGCTGGAACTCGTCCTGGGACCGGAAAGTGAGTGAGGATTTCATCCTGAAGGACACGGAAGAGAATCGCCAGTTACAGAAGGATTTGGCGGAAAAATCGCAGCTATATCAGTAAGTGAAAATGCTGTGGTACGCGTTTCTccggaaaaaattaaattagctttttgtttgtttcactcCGCACAGAGGTGGATATTTATATcggaaggaacgaaaaaaacagCGCGCGAAAAGTTTAACCGATCGCATCGAAAGCTTAACGAGTGCCAAGTCCCATCACATCAATCCGTCATCGGAAGACGGTAGCTCGTGCAGTAACGGTTTTAGTAGAGACGAAAATGAGTACAATATTGATGGTAAGAGAGGgatcgaattttttttttcaatatttttaggCATTTTATATCTCTGTTTCAGACATGGACGAATACTACAGCAGCTCGGTCGAGAGCTCACACGAGGAAGAAAAGGTTTACCTTCAAGCAGGCAGCAAGTTTCGCAAATATCTCGACCTAGATCACCACTTAATTGTGTCCGAAGGCATGCTGGTGGAACTACCGGCCAAACTTCCCGTGGTGACGATATTGGAAGATTTTGTTCGCTACTACACCATTCGCCAGCTGTTTGAATGTGGCCATCAGGAGCAAACCAAGTCCCGACGGCGCAACAGTTCTGCATTACGCAGCGAGCACAAAATACGCGACTACGAGCAGATACGTACGAACGTAGAACTGTGCAAAGAGGTAGCGGATGGGCTGCGCGTATACTTTGAC
This genomic window from Anopheles maculipalpis chromosome 2RL, idAnoMacuDA_375_x, whole genome shotgun sequence contains:
- the LOC126556636 gene encoding uncharacterized protein LOC126556636; amino-acid sequence: MDARIGLEYIIENNDYVNKLGLALDTNNVTVKKQIFELLSTLCAFSANGYKRAIETLEHYKSIKGERYRLNLVVSELDKATAVEYQIALLAFVNCVIISAGSLKDRIRMRNEFIGLNLIPVLNNLRRTASSVPDIASQLEVFDEQQECDLSQSLQVPDGIDLNSHLDVFNAILAQVAGTPQATPFLSILQHLLQIDPKEQISDIVWDTAETLVHRATLLEDKEASARLLRAPSVQKFFTCPHCRGDLSGGPARRPSIGSSLQPSPSTTFNPPPPPPPAQCAAAPPPPPPPGGGTAPPPPPPPPLAGGRAPPPPPPPMAGGPPPPAPPAPPAPNLLAVQANANGTLARSKTPDEQIVIVKPLPQQETPVPRAKMKTINWNKIPPQRVLGKQNIWSIVADSHQDSPMADLNWDEMEGLFCLQTQTQGSPKLGHRSGASGGDGSNGGGTDTPDSRKSRKENEITLLDGKRSLNVNIFLKQFRTSNEDIIQLIRNGEHEDIGAEKLRGLLKLLPEVDELEMLRAFDGDNNRLGNAEKFLLQLVQVPNYKLRIESMLLKEEFKANLMYLEPNIHAMLFAGEDLMNNKALQEVLYMVVVAGNFLNSGGYAGNAAGVKLSSLQKLTDIRANKPGMNLIHFVALQAEKKNSSLLEFPGQLTMLENATKTTVEQISNEVNAIDNRIKKIKKQIELPKTEEDIKLQMEEFLSAAEQDVLMLQRALKQLEAMRLQLAEFFCEDMATFKMEECFKIFHIFSEKFQHAVKDNEKRRVQEEQAMIRRKQREETLRRRQSNQPGTPVSDSEGSLLLDASQYDLRYSPAMSRRRLGSFNSNGDALLMRDECASPDITPNGSLRRRRSRVLSEEDEGNLMDFLRSSGHESSNRERKSAAYGSLDRSWARRARSGSGSKKRPDLLNVQFGADRERPSSPSPIAESKPLAVEEHKPRISREWRQKIESWLQANEQDERQNDDYKKKLKRVTANRRSYETDNESDRGSKLDPLPEEKPPTVTSPEPPSVPRIVAPAGQGQASVASPLATEQQQLFGGPMTYKRVYPNWRPATSLEQTDVVGTIEALTGAASPDADKSPWRKSVLNTANTATDSDDPSNPRYRRQRSREGPNPSSNLQSILEEDKRKNIIQSLGERPPSDRLQIYIRRGSDNPPPVTSADSSPTSATKGTANGEEHKQSIYIRQPVGNEKQHNSAGTSSTISSSTASTISGSEVVGGAAGDTTTSPSSGAVAPPPRRTRRAHHVYDESTNNKIEIDSDNIETPPSIRRNVGGIGGAGAASVASGGGSCRRLHHQSQSDSKDSHLLLANDSGKGSSAADSTGTEVLGDGQFDRFSSARRTRRFKRPIDLGASGTGSGNETTTTTATTASPSPDSLPDSTTQSPLLLATNVTSTGKDSSAKHEQEQRLKRWQDKLKSSTDTTKTTISPSLNGRESPRSHAEAVLNRASKVGRTISRISQEDVREAIRSLKSPTPERTWSPTKDIHQQHVKGVPIAHELNDEGFEETQSLVSDTPSQGKESVSSCNDYGSDTKSKRVVAATPATTTKLSSPAPVTNLKTSRTNSPSMASLLMVKNGSSGLERSRSLRGAPTTGGSPVSKNLLPRRTASMRRGTTSNTTTAGSTTSMDGSTPSLLRPIARQAQDVERSNSRTSLRSSRSSLSSAVSTNTVRKVPPPPLRSGPNNSSSSSSTFSKTFSPLSTMATSTLSANSSPSKRPLGTATSGNIGHRGAPASRSSSSGSSIGPTATIVRKPPAAKSAAKENQLHSSTGGRIPPGSKSTSSGSLTGSGTGGGGGGGGGGVSPTPATGRQSVTAQQQAAVTNRRTSGFMRPTTSSATKVKGK
- the LOC126557827 gene encoding male-specific lethal 3 homolog — encoded protein: MVSTRGHNTKYKFCDGEKVLCYEPDPTKAKVLYDSKVLEVSEGKDKRGRRIVEYLIHFQGWNSSWDRKVSEDFILKDTEENRQLQKDLAEKSQLYQGGYLYRKERKKQRAKSLTDRIESLTSAKSHHINPSSEDGSSCSNGFSRDENEYNIDDMDEYYSSSVESSHEEEKVYLQAGSKFRKYLDLDHHLIVSEGMLVELPAKLPVVTILEDFVRYYTIRQLFECGHQEQTKSRRRNSSALRSEHKIRDYEQIRTNVELCKEVADGLRVYFDFTLQDYLLYPQEKSQAQIVLAEENLRNFTYIASQNLSLDMLTVRLESPTVDVNQPLSEHSDHHQSTSAASAEERRRRRLRSHKNEENEFVLDFGALQGQSGHHIQPSVATAECTGNLSPFGSSLNILRSVIPQNVTISREAKEVLDDVFRWRILPSNAPAEPSMIYGAVHLARLVVKLPEFLSATAMADEKLKLLLKFLDTFAEFIEEHEEWFGKQFYFSLRDNEGSV